Proteins from a genomic interval of Parvularculales bacterium:
- a CDS encoding acyl-CoA dehydrogenase family protein, which translates to MDFNDSPAEAEFRSEARTWLEQNATPRKEGERAQRASLYAGDEDALKKARVWQSKKADAGYAAITWPKEYGGMGGTPIQSVIYNQEEANYSVPDGYFSIGLGMCIPTMMAYASEEQLERYVRPALHGEEIWCQLFSEPSAGSDLAGIRTRSERDGDDWIINGQKVWTSGAHYSDYGILVTRSDPAKPKHKGLTYFFLNMKSPGVEVRPIKQITGEANFNEVFFTDVRIPDSQRLGEVGDGWKVSLTTLMNERLAIGSGTGLDYGELLLLARQMELETGPAIRNDAVRQKIAEWYVQTEGLKYTRYRTLTALSRGDTPGPESSIGKIVSGPKMQDLASFATDMASMGGIMMGQDAPLSGAFQGQWLGSAGFRIAGGTDEILRNIIAERVLGLPQDIRVDKTVPFNELPSGR; encoded by the coding sequence ATGGATTTTAACGATTCTCCGGCAGAAGCCGAGTTCAGAAGTGAAGCGCGAACATGGCTAGAGCAAAATGCTACCCCCAGAAAAGAAGGTGAGCGGGCTCAGCGAGCATCTTTGTATGCGGGGGACGAGGATGCCCTCAAAAAGGCTCGTGTGTGGCAGTCTAAGAAAGCTGATGCTGGTTATGCGGCGATTACATGGCCCAAGGAATATGGCGGTATGGGGGGTACGCCTATCCAGTCGGTGATTTACAACCAAGAAGAAGCCAATTATTCCGTGCCGGATGGCTATTTCAGCATTGGTCTTGGTATGTGCATTCCTACAATGATGGCTTATGCCAGCGAAGAACAGTTGGAGCGTTACGTTCGGCCTGCTCTTCATGGTGAAGAAATTTGGTGTCAGTTATTTTCGGAACCATCGGCGGGGTCGGATTTAGCAGGCATTCGTACGCGTTCTGAGCGGGATGGGGATGATTGGATTATCAACGGCCAAAAAGTATGGACATCTGGTGCTCATTATTCTGACTATGGTATTCTGGTTACACGTTCAGACCCCGCCAAGCCGAAGCACAAGGGGCTTACGTATTTCTTCTTAAATATGAAGTCACCCGGCGTTGAGGTGCGGCCCATTAAGCAGATTACTGGTGAGGCAAACTTCAACGAGGTGTTTTTCACCGATGTGCGTATTCCTGATAGTCAGCGTTTGGGTGAGGTCGGTGACGGCTGGAAAGTGTCGCTTACCACTTTGATGAATGAGCGGTTGGCTATAGGTTCAGGCACAGGCTTGGACTATGGAGAATTGCTGTTGTTGGCGCGTCAGATGGAACTGGAAACGGGTCCTGCTATCCGCAATGATGCGGTGCGTCAGAAAATTGCCGAATGGTATGTGCAGACAGAAGGATTGAAATATACGCGTTATCGTACTCTGACGGCCCTCTCTCGTGGTGATACACCGGGTCCTGAGTCATCTATCGGTAAAATTGTCTCTGGTCCTAAGATGCAGGACTTGGCATCCTTTGCTACCGATATGGCCAGCATGGGAGGCATTATGATGGGCCAAGATGCACCCCTTAGTGGTGCCTTTCAGGGACAATGGCTTGGGAGCGCGGGGTTTCGCATTGCCGGCGGTACGGATGAAATCCTGCGCAACATTATCGCGGAGCGGGTTTTAGGATTACCTCAGGACATCCGTGTTGATAAAACAGTGCCTTTTAACGAACTGCCGAGCGGTCGCTAA
- a CDS encoding sulfite exporter TauE/SafE family protein, giving the protein MVITDDPVLIATIAGLMLATGLVAGLMAGLLGVGGGIIMVPAMFYSFTLLDVEASLRMHLAVGSSLAIIVVTSMRSVRAHYKRGAVDAEILKSWGLPVIVGALLGVALAGIIGGKALTGLFALLAALVAGNLMFGEDTWRLGDQLPRGVRRWGLAGGTGLFSAMLGIGGGTFGVTIMTLYGRPIHQAVGTSAGLGLLIGLPGMAGFVVSGWGVSSLPPLSMGYVNLAAFALITPATILAAPWGARMAHAVSRVILTHIFAGFLTVMSVFMFLELAEEVRKTETSVLGGAEQMSVSSLP; this is encoded by the coding sequence GTGGTAATCACAGACGATCCGGTTCTTATTGCGACCATAGCTGGTTTGATGCTGGCTACAGGACTTGTAGCGGGTTTAATGGCGGGTCTTTTGGGGGTAGGTGGCGGAATTATTATGGTTCCAGCTATGTTTTACAGTTTCACGCTTTTGGATGTAGAAGCATCTTTGCGGATGCATTTGGCAGTGGGATCATCTCTTGCCATCATTGTGGTGACCTCTATGCGCTCTGTTCGGGCACACTATAAGCGGGGTGCTGTGGATGCAGAGATTCTGAAGTCTTGGGGGCTACCGGTTATTGTCGGAGCACTGTTGGGGGTAGCCTTGGCAGGTATTATAGGCGGCAAGGCGTTAACGGGTTTGTTTGCGCTACTTGCTGCGTTGGTGGCGGGTAACTTGATGTTTGGTGAAGATACTTGGCGTCTTGGCGATCAACTGCCTAGGGGGGTAAGACGTTGGGGACTTGCCGGAGGCACGGGCCTGTTCTCGGCCATGTTGGGTATTGGGGGAGGTACGTTTGGCGTTACCATCATGACCCTTTACGGTCGCCCCATTCATCAAGCTGTTGGTACGTCTGCTGGGCTAGGTTTATTGATTGGTTTGCCTGGCATGGCAGGCTTTGTGGTGTCGGGGTGGGGAGTATCTTCTTTACCGCCCTTGTCTATGGGATATGTGAACCTTGCAGCTTTTGCCTTGATAACCCCGGCTACTATTTTAGCAGCTCCGTGGGGTGCGCGTATGGCCCATGCTGTATCGCGCGTTATTTTGACACATATTTTTGCGGGCTTTTTAACGGTTATGTCTGTGTTTATGTTTCTGGAATTGGCGGAGGAGGTCCGTAAGACAGAGACATCTGTTCTTGGGGGTGCAGAGCAAATGAGCGTTAGTTCATTGCCCTAG
- a CDS encoding acyl-CoA dehydrogenase family protein — translation MNFDFSDDQKLLKDQARKFLTDNCPLTEVRDVLENDKPHAEKIWKGIAEMGFCGAAIPEQYGGLGLGALELCVVAEELGRALAPIPFSSSIYLFAESLKLAGSESQNQMWLPKIASGESIGTLAMAEGVNTPGPNTIRAEFSGGTLSGIKLPVPDAEASDVAVVLCRTGGQGERALSLVLVDLSSKGITRRSVKTLDASRSYGEINFDKVPAELLGVEGEGWSHVQRVLDGAAVLFAFEQVGGAEAALEMAKSYALERYAFGRLIGSYQAIKHKLADMYVRNELARSNAYYGAMMLNTDGAELPIAAAAARVAASEAFCYAAQENVQTHGGIGFTWEGDCQFFYRRSRLLALALGSETQWKEKLVRHLEAKNAA, via the coding sequence ATGAATTTTGATTTTTCTGATGACCAAAAACTGCTCAAGGATCAGGCGCGCAAATTTCTAACAGATAACTGTCCTCTAACTGAGGTGCGGGATGTTTTGGAAAATGACAAACCCCATGCGGAGAAAATTTGGAAAGGGATTGCGGAGATGGGCTTTTGTGGTGCGGCCATACCGGAGCAATATGGAGGATTAGGCCTTGGTGCTCTGGAGTTATGTGTGGTGGCAGAAGAGCTCGGGCGCGCATTAGCTCCAATACCTTTTTCGTCTAGCATTTATTTGTTTGCTGAATCCTTAAAATTGGCAGGTTCTGAATCTCAAAATCAGATGTGGTTGCCAAAAATTGCATCTGGAGAAAGCATAGGAACTCTCGCCATGGCCGAAGGGGTAAATACACCGGGGCCGAATACAATTCGGGCAGAGTTTTCTGGTGGCACACTGTCGGGAATTAAGTTACCGGTTCCTGATGCCGAAGCATCAGATGTAGCGGTTGTTCTATGTCGCACAGGAGGACAGGGTGAGCGAGCGCTTTCTCTAGTATTAGTAGATTTGTCATCTAAGGGTATTACACGTCGTTCGGTCAAGACGCTAGATGCCTCCCGTTCTTACGGTGAGATAAATTTCGACAAAGTTCCTGCTGAGTTGTTGGGAGTAGAGGGCGAGGGCTGGTCTCATGTTCAGCGTGTGCTGGATGGAGCGGCAGTGTTGTTTGCCTTTGAGCAGGTTGGTGGGGCAGAGGCCGCTTTGGAGATGGCTAAATCTTACGCGTTGGAGCGTTATGCCTTTGGCCGTTTGATAGGTTCTTACCAGGCCATCAAGCACAAATTGGCAGACATGTATGTGCGCAACGAGTTGGCGCGTTCTAATGCTTATTATGGCGCTATGATGTTGAATACAGATGGTGCTGAGTTGCCTATTGCGGCAGCTGCCGCTCGTGTGGCGGCTAGCGAGGCTTTTTGTTATGCGGCCCAGGAAAATGTGCAAACCCATGGTGGTATTGGTTTTACTTGGGAAGGTGATTGCCAGTTTTTCTATCGTCGCTCACGGCTTTTGGCGTTAGCGCTGGGCAGTGAAACTCAATGGAAAGAAAAACTGGTTAGGCATCTTGAGGCTAAAAACGCTGCTTAA
- a CDS encoding SDR family NAD(P)-dependent oxidoreductase — protein sequence MAKSAIVFGVGASRGLGAALVRRFAREGYHVVVTGRTADKLSIIVDEIKSIGFSASTGVVDVTTGAGLGDAFDDAQKSGTLEAVLYNVGNNAIIPFMDLEADTFEAFWRVGCLGGFLVGQEAVRRMLPAGRGSILYTGASGSLRGRVNFAHFASAKAGLRAMVQSMAREFGPQGLHVGHVVIDGVIDGDMVRSRFNDYIESKGDDGALAPDAIADAFWSVHCQPRSAWTQEIDLRPWVENW from the coding sequence ATGGCAAAGTCGGCCATTGTGTTTGGGGTTGGAGCTAGCAGAGGGTTGGGTGCGGCTTTAGTGAGACGTTTTGCCCGTGAGGGTTATCATGTTGTGGTGACAGGGCGCACGGCAGACAAACTCTCTATCATTGTTGATGAAATCAAATCTATAGGGTTTTCGGCGTCTACCGGTGTTGTTGATGTTACCACCGGTGCGGGTCTTGGTGATGCTTTTGATGACGCGCAAAAAAGCGGGACATTAGAGGCTGTGCTTTATAACGTGGGCAACAATGCGATTATTCCGTTTATGGATTTGGAAGCTGATACGTTTGAGGCCTTTTGGCGAGTCGGTTGTTTGGGTGGATTTTTAGTGGGCCAAGAGGCTGTCCGTCGGATGTTGCCTGCTGGACGGGGGTCTATTTTGTATACTGGTGCGTCGGGTTCTTTGCGGGGGCGGGTCAATTTTGCTCATTTTGCATCTGCTAAGGCGGGGTTGCGGGCTATGGTTCAATCCATGGCACGTGAGTTTGGCCCACAAGGGTTGCATGTGGGCCATGTTGTTATTGATGGAGTTATTGATGGTGATATGGTGCGCTCTCGCTTTAACGATTACATAGAGAGCAAAGGAGATGATGGCGCGCTTGCTCCGGATGCCATTGCGGATGCCTTTTGGAGTGTGCATTGTCAACCGCGCTCTGCGTGGACGCAAGAGATTGATCTACGTCCTTGGGTTGAAAACTGGTAG
- the dusA gene encoding tRNA dihydrouridine(20/20a) synthase DusA: MNIFANPSDNRPSRKQGRRVSVAPMMGRTDRFCRYFLRLITRHSLLYTEMITVNALIHGDAERLLAFDEAEHPVALQLGGSDPVLLARAARMGEDVGYDEINLNVGCPSGRVKGGGFGACLMGDPQRVADCVAAMRGVVRIPVTVKCRIGIDDQYPQETLPQFIEQVCSAGCRDFIIHGRKAWLEGLSPAQNRTIPPLDYSVIYGVKAAFPNVFVSLNGGVGSVDEITHHLKYVDGVMVGRAAYETPWMLASVDESLFGDRASLLDRPSVIESFMPFAERERQRGVPLHRIVRHVMGLFAGQSGARAFRRYLTEQSHGLEAEASVLRTAVAFTGAFHESTHHERKIA; the protein is encoded by the coding sequence TTGAATATTTTCGCTAATCCGTCTGATAATCGCCCATCACGGAAGCAGGGAAGGCGTGTATCTGTTGCTCCCATGATGGGGCGTACGGATAGGTTTTGCCGCTATTTTTTGCGTCTCATTACACGTCATAGTCTGCTCTATACAGAGATGATAACCGTCAATGCCCTTATTCATGGGGACGCTGAGCGGTTGTTAGCGTTTGATGAGGCGGAGCATCCGGTAGCCTTGCAGTTGGGAGGGAGTGATCCTGTTTTGTTGGCTCGTGCAGCGCGTATGGGAGAAGATGTCGGATATGATGAGATTAATCTCAACGTAGGTTGCCCGTCGGGCCGGGTGAAGGGCGGCGGATTTGGTGCCTGTTTGATGGGTGATCCGCAAAGAGTGGCCGATTGTGTTGCTGCCATGAGGGGGGTTGTTCGTATTCCGGTTACCGTTAAATGCCGTATTGGGATAGACGACCAATACCCCCAAGAAACATTGCCGCAGTTCATAGAGCAGGTGTGCTCGGCAGGATGTCGCGATTTTATCATTCACGGGCGTAAGGCTTGGCTTGAAGGGTTAAGTCCGGCGCAAAATCGTACAATCCCTCCTTTGGATTACAGTGTAATCTATGGAGTGAAGGCGGCGTTTCCTAATGTGTTTGTCAGCCTGAATGGTGGGGTGGGCTCTGTTGATGAGATAACCCATCATTTGAAATATGTAGACGGTGTCATGGTGGGGCGTGCCGCTTATGAGACGCCATGGATGTTGGCATCGGTGGATGAGAGCTTGTTTGGCGATAGGGCATCGCTACTGGATCGCCCAAGCGTTATTGAGTCGTTCATGCCTTTTGCAGAGCGCGAGCGTCAACGGGGTGTTCCTTTGCATCGCATAGTACGCCATGTTATGGGATTATTCGCAGGTCAATCTGGGGCACGGGCTTTTCGGCGATACCTTACGGAGCAATCTCATGGGCTAGAGGCAGAGGCTTCTGTGTTGCGCACAGCTGTTGCTTTTACGGGAGCATTCCATGAGTCTACCCATCATGAACGAAAGATAGCCTGA